One region of Sceloporus undulatus isolate JIND9_A2432 ecotype Alabama unplaced genomic scaffold, SceUnd_v1.1 scaffold_27657, whole genome shotgun sequence genomic DNA includes:
- the LOC121918722 gene encoding homeobox protein GBX-2-like, producing the protein SVRGSSGKEESKASEEEAASASSGKGKEESCFSMDSDLDYSSDDNLPGASSSGVPKEDDPQGMEEGNVGGSGSSQGPGSGGGGGTTSTGKNRRRRTAFTSEQLLELEKEFHCKKYLSLTERSQIAHALKLSEVQVKIWFQNRRAKWKRVKAGNANSKTGEPSRNPKIVVPIPVHVSRFAIRSQHQQLEQARP; encoded by the coding sequence GCTCGGTCCGGGGCTCTTCGGGCAAAGAGGAGTCcaaagcctcggaggaggaggcagcgtcGGCCTCGTCGGGCAAAGGCAAGGAGGAGAGCTGCTTCTCCATGGACAGCGACTTGGACTACAGCTCCGACGACAACCTGCCGGGGGCTTCTTCGTCGGGGGTCCCCAAGGAGGACGACCCCCAGGGGATGGAGGAGGGCAACGTCGGGGGTTCGGGTTCCAGCCAAGGCCCCGGCtccggcggaggcggagggacgACCTCGACGGGGAAGAACCGCCGCCGGAGGACGGCCTTCACCAGCGAGCAGCTGCTGGAGCTGGAGAAGGAGTTCCACTGCAAGAAGTACCTGTCCCTGACGGAGCGCTCCCAGATCGCGCACGCCCTCAAACTCAGCGAGGTCCAGGTCAAGATCTGGTTCCAGAACCGCCGGGCCAAGTGGAAACGGGTCAAGGCCGGCAACGCCAACTCCAAGACCGGGGAGCCCTCCAGGAACCCCAAGATCGTCGTCCCCATCCCCGTCCACGTCAGCAGGTTCGCCATCCGCAGCCAGCATCAGCAGCTGGAGCAGGCCAGgccctga